A genomic segment from Halobellus litoreus encodes:
- a CDS encoding class I adenylate-forming enzyme family protein, giving the protein MLFPQLFEQSVARTPDRSALVHLNEGEELTYAELRTRAYAVANELHERGIDPGDRVAICMANRPEHVVTFIGTQLAGVVAVPFNFRLAASDVRYHLQDSEPDLFLFDAVSRESVAAVADDVDVDMVYVGADPPPFAESYDSFTDSPAERPDVSVDHDDPSVMLYSSGTTGDPKGIPLDHEATVDRWVINSLGQHYYLEETMIGVMPLYHTVGLHGILCGLLSMSGTYLCMSEFDPEIAVRAIEEYQVSALHEAPTIFANLLDSDAIEETDLSSVRAIGYSGAPMSQSIFDRTIEAFDLDHIANLYGTTEVYGTLAYIDLQDIRDPTVTGPANVGIETRVVEIESEDPADTVEPGTQGELIVNTESSVAFDGYWNKPEATKRAINEGWLYTGDAARLTEENRIVITGRVDDMIISGGENIHPTEVEDVLLTHPEVSDVGVVGHPDDEWGAIVVAFVERSGDVTEAELDQWCKDSDDLADYKRPREYRFVDELPRNPSGKIERYKLQPDGE; this is encoded by the coding sequence ATGCTGTTCCCACAACTGTTCGAACAATCGGTCGCTCGGACTCCCGACCGGTCGGCGCTCGTCCACCTCAATGAGGGCGAGGAACTGACCTACGCGGAGCTACGCACACGTGCGTACGCCGTTGCAAACGAACTCCACGAGCGGGGCATCGACCCCGGCGACCGAGTCGCCATCTGTATGGCGAACCGTCCCGAACACGTCGTCACGTTCATCGGGACCCAACTGGCCGGTGTGGTGGCCGTCCCGTTCAACTTCCGCCTCGCCGCCAGCGACGTCCGCTACCACTTGCAGGACTCCGAACCGGACCTCTTCCTTTTTGACGCCGTATCGCGGGAGTCCGTCGCGGCCGTCGCCGACGACGTCGACGTGGATATGGTGTACGTCGGGGCGGACCCCCCACCGTTCGCCGAATCGTACGATTCGTTCACCGACTCGCCGGCCGAGCGCCCTGACGTTTCCGTCGATCACGACGACCCGAGCGTGATGCTGTACAGTTCCGGGACGACGGGGGACCCGAAGGGAATTCCGCTCGACCACGAGGCGACAGTCGACCGTTGGGTCATCAATTCGCTCGGCCAACACTACTACCTCGAAGAGACGATGATCGGCGTGATGCCGTTGTATCACACGGTCGGCCTTCACGGGATCCTCTGCGGACTGCTCTCGATGAGCGGGACCTACCTGTGTATGTCCGAATTCGACCCCGAGATCGCCGTTCGCGCCATCGAAGAGTATCAGGTTTCCGCCCTCCACGAGGCGCCGACGATCTTCGCGAACCTGCTCGATAGCGACGCGATCGAGGAGACGGACCTCTCCTCAGTCCGCGCCATCGGTTACTCTGGCGCGCCGATGAGCCAGTCTATCTTCGACCGAACCATCGAAGCGTTCGACCTGGACCACATCGCGAACCTCTACGGAACCACCGAAGTCTACGGGACCCTGGCCTACATCGATCTCCAGGACATCCGCGATCCGACGGTGACCGGCCCCGCGAACGTGGGGATCGAGACTCGCGTCGTGGAAATCGAGAGCGAGGACCCGGCCGATACGGTCGAACCCGGGACCCAGGGAGAACTGATAGTCAACACCGAATCCTCGGTGGCGTTCGACGGCTACTGGAACAAACCCGAGGCCACGAAAAGAGCCATCAACGAGGGGTGGCTCTACACCGGTGACGCGGCCCGTCTGACCGAGGAGAACCGAATCGTCATCACCGGCCGCGTCGACGATATGATAATCAGCGGCGGCGAGAACATCCACCCGACAGAGGTCGAGGACGTCCTCCTCACCCACCCCGAGGTATCAGACGTCGGTGTCGTCGGTCACCCCGACGACGAGTGGGGGGCTATCGTGGTCGCCTTCGTCGAGCGCAGTGGCGACGTGACCGAGGCCGAACTCGACCAGTGGTGCAAAGACAGCGACGACCTCGCCGACTACAAACGACCCCGCGAGTACCGCTTCGTCGACGAACTCCCGCGGAATCCGAGCGGCAAGATAGAGCGGTACAAACTCCAGCCTGACGGCGAATAA
- the katG gene encoding catalase/peroxidase HPI translates to MRKSNREWWPNQLNLEILDQNARDGGPMGEDFDYAEEFEKLDYEALKSDLEALMTDSQDWWPADYGHYGPLFIRMAWHSAGTYRTTDGRGGAAGGHQRLPPVDSWPDNVNLDKARRLLWPVKQKYGQKLSWADLIVLAGNVALESMGFETFGFAGGREDEYTPDEAVDWGPEEEWETTSEDRFDEEGNLKSPLGNTVMGLIYVNPEGPNGEPDLEGSAKNIRESFGRMAMNDEETVALIAGGHTFGKVHGADDPEDHIGPEPAAAPIEKQGFGWENDFGEGKGPDTITSGIEGPWNTTPTQWDMSYINNLLSYDWEPEKGPGGAWQWTTEGGELNDAAPGVADPSDKEDVMMLTTDVALKRDSDYREVLERFRDDPRAFQDAFARAWYKLIHRDMGPPTRFLGPEVPEETLIWQDPLPEADYDLIGESEIADLKGELLDSELSISQLVKTAWASASTYRDSDKRGGANGARIRLEPQRSWEVNEPAELSAVLETYEEIQEQFNSAQPGDTRVSLADLIVLGGNAAVEQAAAEAGYDVEIPFEPGRTDATQEQTDVESFEALKPDADGFRNYLGDEADQSAEELLVDKAELLDLTVPEMTVLVGGMRALGANYDGSELGVFTDRPQTLTNDFFVNLLDMGYEWEPVTAEKDVFELRDRETGEVEWKGSRVDLVFGSNSRLRTTAEVYGADDAEEKFVQDFAETWSKVMKLDRFDLE, encoded by the coding sequence ATGAGAAAGTCCAATCGAGAGTGGTGGCCGAACCAGTTGAACCTGGAGATCCTCGACCAGAACGCCCGCGACGGCGGTCCGATGGGCGAGGACTTCGATTACGCCGAGGAGTTCGAGAAACTCGACTACGAGGCGTTGAAGTCCGACCTCGAAGCGCTGATGACGGACTCGCAGGACTGGTGGCCCGCCGACTACGGGCACTACGGGCCCCTGTTCATTCGGATGGCGTGGCACAGTGCCGGGACGTACCGCACTACCGACGGCCGTGGCGGCGCCGCGGGCGGTCACCAGCGGCTGCCCCCGGTCGACAGCTGGCCGGACAACGTGAACCTCGACAAGGCGCGCCGACTCCTCTGGCCTGTCAAACAGAAGTACGGCCAGAAGCTCTCGTGGGCCGACCTGATCGTCCTCGCCGGCAACGTCGCGCTCGAATCGATGGGGTTCGAGACGTTCGGCTTCGCCGGTGGACGGGAGGACGAGTATACGCCCGACGAGGCCGTCGACTGGGGGCCAGAAGAGGAGTGGGAGACCACCTCCGAGGACCGCTTCGACGAGGAGGGGAACCTCAAGTCCCCGCTCGGGAACACCGTGATGGGCCTCATCTACGTGAACCCCGAGGGCCCCAACGGCGAACCGGACCTCGAAGGCTCCGCGAAGAACATCCGGGAGTCGTTCGGTCGGATGGCGATGAACGACGAGGAGACCGTCGCGCTCATCGCCGGCGGCCACACCTTCGGGAAGGTCCACGGCGCCGACGATCCCGAGGACCACATCGGTCCCGAACCCGCGGCCGCACCCATCGAGAAACAGGGCTTCGGCTGGGAGAACGACTTCGGCGAGGGCAAAGGTCCCGACACCATCACCAGCGGTATCGAAGGGCCGTGGAACACCACGCCGACCCAGTGGGATATGAGCTACATCAACAACCTGCTCTCCTACGACTGGGAGCCCGAGAAAGGCCCCGGCGGAGCGTGGCAGTGGACCACGGAGGGAGGCGAACTCAACGACGCCGCCCCGGGCGTCGCGGACCCCTCGGACAAAGAAGACGTGATGATGCTGACGACGGACGTCGCGCTGAAGCGGGATTCCGACTATCGCGAGGTCCTCGAACGCTTCAGAGACGACCCCCGGGCGTTCCAGGACGCCTTCGCGAGAGCCTGGTACAAATTGATCCACCGCGATATGGGCCCGCCGACTCGGTTCCTCGGTCCGGAAGTCCCCGAGGAGACGCTGATCTGGCAGGATCCCCTTCCAGAGGCCGACTACGACCTCATCGGCGAGTCTGAGATCGCCGACCTCAAAGGGGAGCTCCTCGATTCGGAACTGTCGATCTCCCAGCTGGTCAAGACCGCCTGGGCGTCGGCGTCGACGTACCGCGACAGCGACAAGCGCGGCGGCGCCAACGGTGCCCGCATCCGTCTGGAGCCCCAGCGGAGCTGGGAAGTCAACGAGCCGGCGGAGCTGAGTGCCGTTCTGGAGACGTACGAGGAGATCCAAGAGCAGTTCAACAGCGCACAGCCCGGCGACACGCGGGTCTCGCTCGCGGATCTGATCGTTCTGGGCGGCAACGCGGCCGTCGAGCAGGCGGCGGCCGAGGCCGGCTACGACGTTGAGATCCCGTTCGAGCCGGGACGGACGGACGCGACGCAGGAACAGACCGACGTCGAGTCGTTCGAGGCCCTCAAACCGGATGCGGACGGCTTCCGTAACTACCTCGGCGACGAGGCCGACCAGTCCGCCGAGGAGCTGCTGGTGGACAAGGCCGAACTGCTGGATCTGACGGTGCCCGAAATGACGGTGCTCGTCGGCGGGATGCGAGCGCTGGGCGCGAACTACGACGGATCGGAGCTCGGTGTCTTCACCGACCGACCGCAGACGCTGACCAACGACTTCTTCGTGAACCTACTCGATATGGGCTACGAGTGGGAACCGGTCACGGCGGAGAAGGACGTGTTCGAACTGCGCGACCGAGAGACCGGCGAAGTCGAGTGGAAGGGCTCCCGCGTCGACCTCGTCTTCGGCTCGAACTCCCGACTCCGCACCACCGCGGAGGTCTACGGCGCCGACGACGCGGAAGAGAAGTTCGTCCAGGACTTCGCGGAAACGTGGAGTAAAGTGATGAAGCTCGACCGCTTCGACCTGGAGTAA
- a CDS encoding ABC transporter ATP-binding protein — protein sequence MGRLQLNDLTKVFESDGSDIVAVDELNLDIRDGEFLVLVGPSGCGKSTTLRCIAGLERASSGSILLDDRDITYDKPKEREMAMVFQNYALYPHMSVRKNIGYGLKITTDLSKSEIDERVEDTAELLEIRELLNKEPGDLSGGQQQRVALGRAIIREPEVFLMDEPLSNLDAKLRTTMRTEIQQLQQDMDITTIYVTHDQTEAMTMGDRIAILDQGQLQQIGEPLECYHQPTNRFVAGFIGSPSMNFLSVRQNGTTLVHEEFEYRITEDTRDALDESSRDLTLGIRPEHIRLTDSDAQNAIETTVEVVEPMGEVTYAYFQIGDQTYTASIEGERRIQSGEEVHVVFPEPKIHIFDGETGEAIKNSELGEAADTTTIQA from the coding sequence ATGGGACGTTTACAACTGAACGATCTGACGAAGGTGTTCGAATCGGACGGCAGCGACATCGTCGCGGTCGACGAACTCAACCTCGACATCCGTGACGGGGAGTTCCTCGTGCTCGTCGGTCCGTCCGGGTGCGGGAAATCGACGACGCTGCGGTGCATCGCCGGACTCGAACGGGCGAGTTCGGGAAGCATACTCCTCGACGATCGCGATATCACGTACGACAAGCCCAAGGAGCGCGAGATGGCGATGGTGTTCCAGAACTACGCGCTCTACCCGCACATGTCGGTCCGAAAGAACATCGGATACGGGCTGAAGATCACGACCGATCTCTCGAAAAGCGAGATCGACGAACGCGTCGAAGACACGGCCGAGTTGCTCGAGATCAGAGAGTTACTGAACAAAGAACCCGGAGATCTCTCGGGGGGACAGCAACAGCGGGTCGCGCTCGGACGGGCGATTATCCGAGAGCCGGAAGTGTTCCTGATGGACGAACCGCTGTCGAACCTCGACGCGAAACTGCGGACGACGATGCGGACCGAGATCCAGCAGCTCCAGCAGGACATGGACATCACGACGATATACGTCACGCACGACCAGACGGAGGCGATGACGATGGGCGACCGCATCGCCATCCTCGATCAGGGACAACTCCAGCAGATCGGCGAACCGCTCGAGTGCTACCACCAGCCCACCAACCGGTTCGTCGCCGGGTTCATCGGGTCACCCTCGATGAACTTCCTTTCGGTCCGGCAGAACGGGACGACGCTGGTGCACGAGGAGTTCGAGTACCGAATTACCGAAGACACCAGAGACGCCCTCGACGAGAGCAGCCGGGACCTGACGCTGGGGATCCGCCCCGAGCACATCCGGCTCACAGACTCGGACGCGCAGAACGCGATCGAGACCACGGTAGAAGTCGTCGAACCGATGGGGGAAGTGACGTACGCCTACTTCCAGATCGGCGACCAGACCTACACGGCAAGCATCGAGGGCGAGCGTCGGATCCAGTCGGGTGAGGAGGTACACGTTGTGTTCCCGGAACCCAAGATCCACATTTTCGACGGGGAGACCGGCGAGGCGATCAAGAACAGCGAACTCGGAGAGGCGGCCGACACCACGACGATTCAGGCCTGA
- a CDS encoding M55 family metallopeptidase encodes MTGLTVFICADIEGVSGFVDWAQEDEETERVRLAMTEDVNAAVEGVLSERDADVIVNDSHGGKRNVVIEELHPDAKLVRGGPRPRGMISGVEDADVGFQIGAHTRPGYGGVLEHTFSSSSMADVTLNGDPVGEVELNAMGMAAFGTPTALVTGDDRLRDELEAVLPESEYVVTKEARSMRAATCYPPARVRERISDAAARAVSEPIGEYPLGIETDGTVSATVRYHQADTAEKAALWPGIERKTSRKIGYESDDPLEVYSFLRAASKV; translated from the coding sequence ATGACAGGGTTGACCGTGTTCATCTGTGCGGACATCGAGGGCGTCTCGGGGTTCGTCGACTGGGCGCAGGAAGACGAGGAGACCGAGCGCGTTCGACTCGCGATGACCGAAGACGTCAACGCCGCCGTCGAGGGCGTGCTGAGCGAACGCGACGCCGACGTGATAGTGAACGATTCCCACGGCGGGAAGCGAAACGTCGTCATCGAGGAACTCCACCCCGACGCGAAACTGGTCCGTGGGGGCCCCCGTCCCCGCGGGATGATCTCGGGCGTCGAAGACGCCGACGTCGGGTTTCAGATCGGCGCGCACACGCGGCCCGGATACGGTGGCGTGCTCGAACACACGTTCTCCTCCTCGTCGATGGCCGACGTCACACTCAACGGCGACCCCGTCGGCGAGGTCGAGCTCAACGCGATGGGGATGGCGGCGTTCGGAACGCCGACCGCGCTGGTGACCGGCGATGACCGCCTCCGCGACGAACTCGAAGCGGTCCTACCGGAGAGCGAATACGTCGTGACCAAAGAGGCTCGAAGTATGCGCGCGGCTACTTGTTACCCGCCCGCACGAGTTCGAGAGCGGATCTCCGATGCGGCGGCGCGGGCGGTTTCGGAGCCGATCGGTGAGTACCCGCTCGGGATTGAGACGGATGGAACGGTGTCGGCTACAGTTCGCTATCACCAGGCTGATACCGCCGAGAAAGCCGCGTTGTGGCCGGGTATCGAGCGAAAGACCAGTCGGAAGATCGGATACGAGAGCGACGACCCGCTCGAAGTCTACTCGTTCCTGCGCGCCGCGAGCAAGGTGTGA
- a CDS encoding IclR family transcriptional regulator, whose amino-acid sequence MTERPATADSGRRVQAVQISCDILQALREKDGAGVSELADHLGRSKATVHSHLATLADNEFVVKRDGVYEVSLRFVDIGEYAKNQVDIYEVTKEELDRLAEETGEVAQFMVEEHGRGVYLHKARGENAIQTASYVGNRKYLHCTALGKAILSQLSEARIEQIIDRHGLPQRTENTVSTREALFDALDTVRSQGVAYDDEEVLQGLRCVAAPINHPTGDLHGAISISGPTSRFKGDRFHEELPEIVQGAANIIEVNATQL is encoded by the coding sequence ATGACAGAGAGACCAGCGACGGCGGATTCGGGGCGACGCGTGCAGGCCGTCCAGATCTCCTGCGACATCCTGCAGGCGTTGCGCGAGAAGGACGGCGCCGGTGTCTCCGAACTCGCAGATCACCTGGGCCGCTCGAAAGCGACCGTTCACAGCCACCTGGCGACGCTGGCCGACAACGAGTTCGTCGTGAAACGAGACGGCGTCTACGAAGTCAGTCTCCGCTTCGTCGACATCGGCGAGTACGCGAAGAACCAGGTGGACATTTACGAGGTCACGAAGGAGGAACTCGATCGCCTCGCCGAGGAGACCGGCGAGGTGGCGCAGTTCATGGTCGAAGAACACGGCCGCGGGGTCTATCTGCACAAGGCACGTGGGGAGAACGCCATCCAGACCGCATCCTACGTCGGGAATCGGAAGTACCTCCACTGCACGGCGCTCGGAAAGGCGATTCTCTCTCAATTGTCCGAGGCACGGATCGAACAGATCATCGATCGACACGGGCTTCCCCAGCGGACGGAGAACACGGTTTCGACCCGCGAGGCGCTGTTCGACGCCCTCGACACCGTCCGCAGTCAGGGTGTCGCCTACGACGACGAGGAAGTGCTCCAAGGGCTCCGCTGCGTCGCGGCCCCGATCAACCACCCGACCGGCGATCTCCACGGCGCGATCAGTATTTCGGGGCCGACCAGTCGATTCAAGGGCGACCGCTTCCACGAGGAACTCCCCGAAATCGTCCAGGGAGCGGCGAACATCATCGAGGTCAACGCGACTCAACTGTAG
- a CDS encoding class I adenylate-forming enzyme family protein — protein MKDLRAFRRVVKRYGGRIALVDESGDTRTYTELGRRTDALAGALNERLGDGRTASLLNNSPAAVEMMLAAQKRGRANAQLSFRGAAGELCEMVSVAEADALVYDEANAEMAEAVLDRMELDAALYVGDGEPSRADAERYEAVVEAAKPTYQAVQDPEAETGVLYTSGTTSTPKAVLQDQERVWLGAAQVVMELGLGPNDVALVTTPWYHDVTTVAWIYPHLQVGATLVLQSVFEPPKTLDLLEAHDVTGLLAVPAQLEALLDAEAAGSYDLSALSYVRTGGAVVSPSLVERVRARMTEGVYNTYGLTEGISNLTHAYPEEQLDNPGTVGSASFNWEIRIVEAADPDEEPDPTAVVDRGESGELIGRGPFVDGYIDSPSAEERLFVGDEWLRTMDVAHVDENGGLHIVDRVDNMLVSGGENIYPQEVEMVLEGHPAVSAAAVVGIPDDEWGERVAAVVVAEGVSAAELDDYCQRHDSLADFKRPRSYAVTSDSLPRSDTGTLLRDEIRKIYFL, from the coding sequence ATGAAAGATCTGCGCGCATTTCGACGGGTCGTAAAGCGGTACGGAGGCCGAATAGCTCTCGTTGACGAATCCGGTGATACACGAACGTATACCGAACTGGGCCGCCGAACGGACGCGCTCGCAGGTGCGCTGAACGAGCGCCTCGGCGACGGGCGGACCGCCTCGCTTCTCAACAATAGCCCGGCAGCGGTGGAGATGATGCTCGCGGCGCAGAAACGAGGGCGTGCGAACGCGCAGTTGAGTTTTCGAGGGGCGGCGGGTGAACTCTGCGAAATGGTCAGCGTCGCCGAGGCTGACGCGCTCGTGTACGACGAGGCGAACGCCGAGATGGCCGAAGCGGTCCTCGATCGGATGGAACTCGACGCCGCCCTGTACGTCGGCGACGGCGAACCGAGTCGAGCGGACGCCGAACGGTACGAGGCGGTCGTCGAGGCGGCGAAACCGACGTATCAAGCGGTTCAAGATCCCGAGGCGGAGACTGGCGTCCTCTACACGAGCGGTACCACGAGCACGCCAAAGGCGGTGTTGCAGGACCAAGAGCGGGTCTGGCTCGGGGCCGCGCAGGTGGTTATGGAACTCGGACTCGGTCCGAACGACGTCGCGCTGGTGACGACCCCCTGGTATCACGACGTCACGACCGTAGCGTGGATCTATCCGCACCTCCAAGTGGGCGCGACGCTCGTGCTCCAGTCGGTCTTCGAGCCGCCGAAGACGCTGGACCTGCTCGAAGCGCACGACGTGACGGGATTGTTGGCGGTCCCCGCCCAACTTGAAGCGCTTCTCGACGCCGAAGCAGCGGGATCCTACGACCTCTCGGCGCTTTCGTACGTCCGAACCGGTGGGGCTGTCGTCTCGCCCTCCCTCGTCGAACGGGTGCGGGCACGGATGACCGAGGGCGTGTACAACACCTACGGACTGACTGAGGGGATTTCGAACCTGACTCACGCGTATCCGGAGGAGCAGCTCGATAATCCGGGAACCGTCGGTAGCGCGTCGTTCAATTGGGAGATCCGCATCGTCGAGGCCGCCGATCCCGACGAGGAACCCGACCCCACGGCGGTCGTCGACCGCGGCGAGAGCGGCGAACTCATCGGTCGCGGACCGTTCGTCGACGGATACATCGACAGCCCGAGTGCTGAGGAGCGACTGTTCGTCGGCGACGAGTGGCTGCGGACGATGGATGTCGCCCACGTCGACGAAAACGGGGGTCTGCACATCGTCGACCGGGTCGACAATATGTTGGTGAGCGGCGGCGAGAACATCTATCCGCAGGAAGTCGAGATGGTACTCGAAGGCCACCCAGCCGTGAGCGCCGCCGCAGTCGTCGGCATCCCCGACGACGAGTGGGGTGAACGCGTCGCGGCCGTCGTCGTCGCGGAGGGAGTCTCGGCAGCGGAGTTAGACGACTACTGCCAGCGACACGACAGCCTGGCCGATTTCAAGCGGCCCCGCTCGTACGCGGTCACGTCCGATTCCCTCCCGCGATCCGACACCGGGACACTTCTCCGGGACGAGATCAGAAAAATATATTTTCTGTGA
- a CDS encoding IclR family transcriptional regulator, giving the protein MSSDTVPLQTVSRAFEVLDLLEREREAGPAKIAALMEVNRSTAHDYLVSLESTGFVVKNDGKYRISYRFLQRGSRLKYRNRFFKSSEIVLGKLSEQSGELAQLGLEESGEWVMVHEEGDVTSVQTGTYPGFRTPIHTHAAGKVLLANLPDARIDELLDVEKLEPVTEHTVTNPAELRTELEAIRERGYAIDHEEQVVGIGFVACPVVEDEELLGSVSVACPTGRLQQDDYRENLVQDVRAAAEEISVNYRFY; this is encoded by the coding sequence GTGAGTTCCGATACAGTCCCACTCCAGACGGTCTCGCGTGCGTTCGAGGTGCTTGACCTGCTGGAACGCGAACGAGAGGCAGGCCCCGCGAAGATCGCGGCGCTGATGGAGGTCAATCGAAGTACTGCCCACGATTATCTCGTCTCGCTCGAATCGACCGGGTTCGTCGTCAAAAACGACGGCAAGTACCGGATCAGCTACCGCTTCCTCCAGCGCGGAAGCCGTCTCAAGTATCGAAACCGCTTCTTCAAATCCTCGGAGATCGTGCTGGGAAAGCTCTCCGAGCAGTCTGGCGAACTCGCTCAACTGGGACTCGAGGAATCGGGAGAGTGGGTGATGGTCCACGAAGAGGGTGACGTCACCTCGGTACAAACCGGTACCTATCCCGGGTTTCGGACGCCGATACACACGCACGCGGCCGGTAAAGTACTCCTCGCGAACCTTCCCGATGCCCGTATCGACGAGTTACTCGATGTCGAAAAACTGGAACCGGTCACGGAACACACGGTTACGAACCCCGCGGAACTCCGGACGGAACTCGAGGCGATCCGGGAGCGGGGATACGCTATCGACCACGAGGAGCAGGTCGTCGGAATCGGATTCGTGGCCTGTCCCGTCGTCGAGGACGAGGAGCTCTTGGGGAGTGTCTCGGTCGCCTGCCCAACCGGACGACTTCAACAGGACGACTACCGAGAGAACCTCGTCCAGGACGTGCGGGCGGCGGCCGAAGAGATAAGCGTCAATTATCGGTTTTACTGA
- a CDS encoding amino acid ABC transporter substrate-binding protein has protein sequence MSNRRQFITTAGTGAVALAAGCLGSGSNGESTPSESSGEGGGSTTTTMGNSGGNDEPITIAATVSRSGSFSSAGEDVEAAYELGEQMINDDGGLLGRDVEVIIRDDESDAQKVREGLQGIISNNDVDMIWGTFGSLLVASAAAVAERENIPMLSANFAYMEPHLNNDYEWTFAPFPKSRDMANGAVKLANLAPEGDRPVNVGIWQTNTGWGAELARVWSDALEANGHSVVLNEKFQIGSSDFSTLISQSQSANVEYLLTNPSPGGGITAIKQMQETNFLPKLATIERAATITSWLEATGTAGLYTQSTPGWVPGLVDNGNEAMLEAFRAQDGVASDAYPAPTVGGSYNVAQTAKQAIEATGSVEPDAVRETLLNEEFRTVLGEFRFDENGMPVEGDLAPPMGQWQDDLLRLVIPSDVESEASTDLMYPAPAYDQR, from the coding sequence ATGAGTAACAGACGACAGTTTATCACAACCGCGGGGACCGGAGCCGTCGCGCTCGCTGCAGGGTGCCTCGGGTCGGGGAGCAACGGAGAGAGCACACCGTCGGAGTCGAGCGGTGAGGGCGGGGGGAGCACGACGACGACAATGGGGAACAGCGGTGGGAACGACGAACCGATCACCATCGCGGCGACGGTGTCGCGGTCGGGGTCGTTCTCGTCCGCGGGCGAGGACGTCGAAGCTGCGTATGAATTGGGCGAACAGATGATCAACGACGACGGTGGACTCCTAGGTCGTGACGTCGAGGTCATCATCCGAGACGACGAGAGCGACGCCCAGAAGGTACGAGAGGGGTTGCAGGGGATCATCTCCAACAACGACGTGGATATGATCTGGGGGACGTTCGGGAGCCTCCTGGTCGCCTCGGCCGCCGCCGTCGCCGAGCGCGAAAACATCCCGATGTTGAGCGCGAACTTCGCGTATATGGAACCGCACCTGAACAACGATTACGAGTGGACGTTCGCGCCCTTCCCGAAGAGTCGAGATATGGCCAATGGCGCAGTCAAACTCGCGAATCTGGCCCCTGAAGGCGATCGCCCAGTGAACGTCGGAATCTGGCAGACCAACACCGGGTGGGGCGCGGAACTCGCTCGCGTATGGTCGGACGCGCTCGAAGCCAACGGACACAGCGTCGTGCTCAACGAGAAGTTCCAGATCGGCTCTTCAGACTTTTCCACGCTCATCTCTCAGAGCCAGAGCGCGAACGTCGAGTACCTGCTCACGAACCCGTCGCCGGGGGGCGGAATTACCGCGATCAAACAGATGCAGGAGACGAATTTCCTGCCGAAACTAGCCACGATCGAACGCGCGGCGACGATCACGTCGTGGCTGGAGGCGACTGGAACCGCGGGGCTGTACACGCAGTCGACGCCGGGCTGGGTGCCCGGATTAGTCGATAACGGCAACGAAGCGATGCTGGAGGCGTTCCGCGCGCAAGACGGCGTTGCGTCGGACGCGTACCCGGCACCGACCGTGGGTGGTTCCTACAACGTCGCCCAGACCGCCAAGCAGGCGATCGAGGCGACGGGATCAGTCGAACCCGACGCGGTCCGAGAGACACTGCTGAACGAGGAGTTCCGGACCGTCCTCGGTGAGTTCCGGTTCGACGAGAATGGGATGCCGGTCGAGGGCGACCTCGCACCGCCGATGGGGCAGTGGCAGGATGATCTCCTGCGCCTGGTCATCCCCTCAGACGTCGAGAGCGAAGCCTCTACCGACCTTATGTATCCCGCGCCGGCGTACGACCAGCGTTGA